From a single Chlamydia muridarum str. Nigg genomic region:
- the rsmD gene encoding 16S rRNA (guanine(966)-N(2))-methyltransferase RsmD has product MKILAGKFKGKSLKTFSNPAVRPTSGVVKEAVFNICANHIVGARFLDLFAGSGSMGFEAISRGAGSVTFVDSSVDAIRLIRANLALLDNNLPVHILKQDVRSALLRLGKQKRAFDVIYVDPPYSLENAFLQEVLSYVVQQSLLDPEGILFLENADTQEIIVKGLELRKRRKSGGTFLAEYVLEREA; this is encoded by the coding sequence TTGAAAATTCTTGCTGGTAAATTCAAAGGGAAGTCTTTAAAGACTTTTTCTAATCCTGCTGTTCGCCCAACTAGTGGTGTTGTAAAAGAGGCTGTTTTCAATATTTGTGCAAATCACATAGTTGGTGCACGATTTTTAGATTTGTTTGCAGGGTCTGGATCTATGGGGTTTGAGGCCATCAGTAGAGGGGCAGGCTCTGTAACATTTGTGGATTCTTCTGTAGATGCGATTCGGTTAATTCGAGCCAATCTTGCTTTATTGGACAACAATTTACCCGTCCATATTCTTAAGCAAGATGTTCGTTCCGCTCTTCTGCGACTCGGTAAACAGAAACGGGCTTTTGATGTGATTTATGTGGATCCTCCCTATTCTTTAGAGAATGCATTTCTTCAAGAGGTCTTGTCGTATGTTGTGCAACAATCACTATTGGATCCTGAGGGCATTCTTTTTTTAGAAAATGCTGATACCCAAGAGATTATAGTGAAAGGGTTAGAGCTCCGGAAACGTAGAAAATCTGGAGGGACTTTTCTTGCTGAGTATGTCTTGGAA